gggagctgactgagacacACCCATAGCCTCTACATGGCAGTTATAACCATAAATCACAAATGATTGCTTTTGTGTTGTTAGACCATAGTTCCTGCACTTACATTCATGTGATGAGTGAGACTTTTACAGCATGCATGATGACACAGATGCAGAAGTACTTTCAAATTCACAGTAATGGTGACTATTCCATGCCAACTAGTGGTTGAAATAATTATTGCACTTAGTGCACTGGTGATACACACTGCGATCTTAATTTGGACTATAAGCGGAGACCTAGATCCAGACCAAGATTTTAAGTgttgagacccagaccaagaccatGTTTATATGGTCTCAAAAGgtcttgagaccaagaccacaagatcaagactccaactctgcaacagagctgagatatttttctaaaaatcttaatttgtgttctgcagaagaaattcaaacacatctgggatggcatgagggtaagtaaatgatgagagaattttcatttttgggagaactattccttaaaattcTCTccatggcatttttgccccaaccctgattattttCTGACCCTgtcttgcacacacacatataaaagactaaaataatgattttgtattactttatttcatcatggtttaaaaaaaattataaaaaacattCCTTTTCAGAACACACAGTGGCTCCCTCACCACAGGTTTCTCCTGTCAGACATGTGTATGGCAATGAGATGTGTGACTTCAACCTACCAGTGCCTCATTCGTCAGAGAACGACAGCCCTATTCTGCTTCCATCGGTGTGTATCAATGGCAATCCAGTGGAAACGTCCCCTCTTACTCACCACCCACCATCACTCATACTACAGCAACCTCAACCTGAGTCAACTAAACTAGTAACTCAGTCAGGTCAAGCACAGGCAACCAAGCTGCTGCCCCAGAAAACACAATCAACAGAACCAAaaaaccaaaccagtgcagagacCTGGTTATCCAAGTCAGAGTCCAAGCCTAGGCCTGAGCCGCAGCTCTCAGCTCTTGGATTGCTCCAGAAGGGCTCGTCTCTGTCCCTTTCCCTGCAGAACCTTGATCACCGAGGGGAGGAAAAGCAGAGTGGCATTGGGCGTCGCTGGTCTTTCGATAAACCTGGAGAGGAGGAGAAAGCCGCCATCGTTGCAGCATTAGAGTATGCTGGGAGAGTTACGGATGAGTCAGTGATCGAAACGGTGATACCTGTTGGAAATACAGAGATTCAGAGCAAAAAGAGGCGGTGTTTGTTCTCTCATGGGAGAGGGGTGTTGGCTGGGAAAGGACCAATCACAAGCAAAGAGGAAACAGAACATGCTCAACCACACAAAGGATGGTTCAGCTCCAAGGACTTACAGAGTAAACCCAGGTAAATAAAAACTAACCTATTCATTTGACTATATTAATGTCATAAAATGCTATATAGATGCAGGTgtgttatttgtgtttttgtcatTCAATaagtgaaagcagtgtgtgattCAACCATAGATCTAGTTTTAGCACCTGCATTGTAGAGGGAGGCATTACCTGGAAACCTGAACTCATGGTTGTTTCTTCTCTTAATTTAACtctcttttttcacaaaaaataaaaaagcttagatttttttcccccattttgatCGGTAAGTGCTATTTTTGGGTATGGCAGACAGGTGGATCTGAAAATGTGTAGGagtgtttcattcagtgtgtTGGGAGGAGTAATTCAATGTGATTCTGACACTGACCTAAACCAGTATCACTTTCTGTTTGAAGGTGTGCGTGCTGTTCATTGTTTggtaaatatgttattttttcgTGGTGCTGGGCACTCACACTCTGTTCTAATTGTTTCAGAGCCTTGGTTAGAGTTTTGTTATGTAGCAAAATGCCTATTGTGCTGCATCAACAAAAATGTGCTCACACATGCatataaacagacaaacagatatacacacatttacacacacttagACCTGAAAGTGCATATACTGATCAAAAAGGGCTGTGCCGATTAGCGGTGTGAATCTTCACAGGGCTTAATGATTCAATTTGATTTCAATTCGATTACAGAACGATTCTTGATTCATCtcgatgcatcttgtcctccaaTTTTCTGGTGCGAGCCAgcctttcatgttgtttgttgatgtGTTATCTCAAATAAACTCTCCCATTGCTATGTGCGTgactttgtgaatgaatttcgggATTGTAGTTTCATTAGGAGATGAATGTTCATGTGGTTCAAACATCCAGTCTGGGATCAGTTCtgtagtgtgcgcttggcttAAGTATATGTGTGGCTGACCATTTGTTTCTAGCATCACACTCTGTCTCTGGTGCGCACGTAAGTGCCACTGCGCTGCCGCGGTATAAATTGAACTCAGAATAGATTCTGAATTTGAGAATCAATTCAGAATCATTGGAGAATCGTGACTCATCTGAGAAGAAACTTTTTTCTCCCACCTCTGGTGCCAAAACCATTATATATCAACACTTTTTTCCTCATGATATTGTATTGGTACTTTAGATCCCTGTATCGatgtttttattcttttgtttgtGTATTCATATTATGTCCAACATTTCAATAATGTAGAAGCAGGGCGTCTAAACTGGGGCAAACTCTTGACAGTTCACATTCTAAGACGCATGAGCGATTGAAACTGAACCTGCATGATTCAATCTTTCTCTCGTGGATTCATGGACACACTGGGTCTCCTGCGTATTTACTATCATTTCAATCACGACCCAGTTATGATATTGTGATACCTTGATATATTGAATCATGACAAGTGGCGATTGCTTTAAAGGCCAAAGTATCCGCGTGCCAGTATGTTTTGAGAACTGTGTGTCTGATGCGAATTTCGTCAACATGTTATGCGTGGACTGTTCACCTGCACTGTATTTCTAGACATGTAGACAGTCCGTGACTTTGGCCATGGTTGGCGTATACGCCTGGGGTTGACTGTGctagagtatcacaaagcagtcgaaGTGTACATGCACCGAACACATCCGTATGGGCTTGTGGAAAAAAGGGTGGACTTTGAAACTCTGTGCTTTCGATGTGCGCAAGATAAAATGGCATGCAGAATAACAAAGTATACCCTAGGTTTAAGACTCCACAGGACGCACGGCTTCCCCTAAAATTTTATCAGAACTGTGTCAATGACATGTTTAATATATGAACAAATTAATCTATAATACTTTAgcatataaaagtataaaatatcaCACATCGCCTGGGGTTGTGctagagtatcacaaagcagtcgaaGTGTACATGCACTGAGCGTATCCATATGGGCTTGCGGAAAAAACAGTGGACTTTGAAAGGCTGTGCTTTCAATaatattttagcatttaaaaGTGTCAAATATAACACATTGCTATCATCACGGTGTTCGGTTGAGTAACGTAATCtgtatttttcaaataaatatgtTCATACAAGTCAGTAGACGCAAGGCCAATAGAGCGCTATTGAAGCCGTACTTcagtgggagtctatggcagatgCCTGTACCATTTACATCAATGCCTCAAAAGATAGATGTTGATTGGACAAGAGGCTCCACATCATTTTGGGTCCCACCCGGATGCCGTGCTTCTCTGGGTATCTATGGGAACACTGTTTGCATTGGAAAAATTATCTGATTCTTTATTGGACATTAGGCTTTCAATCAATGTGTTTTTGTCCCATCTGGAAGCGCAACTTCTCTATACGATGATTGGGCGGGCACTCAAATAGGGGGGATTTTGCAGCAAATAGCTAATAATTGAAACGGTGACTGACAGCGCTTGAAATGTAAAAGTTCCAGGCTGTCGAACACAAAGTGCTTGCCTCAGCGGGTCAGGTAATCAGATCCAGGTGCAGTTATTTGCAGTCTGTTGTAACAATTATTTTCACTGTGATATTTCTGTcttttggctattgaaaattttaATTAACACAAAAACAGATCTGAAGTTGATCAGTTATTTTCATTAGGGATTTTTACTGTTTGTTTCGTGTTATGAGGTGGTTGGCAATACCTAGCCCTACTGATCAAGTTATCGTTCACCCATGAAATATCCCTTAACAAACTAATGACCTACTAGATGGATACAGATTAAGCCTTGACCTAGCATAAAAACAAATTTCTTTTGAAAATCATCATTTACAATGCGATTTCACTCACAACTTCTGTTAATCTTTGCATAAGTGACTGCCTTCTGGCATGTTTTTATTAGCTTGGTGACATCCAGTTAAATGATTCACAGAAATCTCATTGAAGTTCACTTACTGGAACATGTCAAATACCCCAGACAGTCACATGCTCTCTTATGTTGTACTTGCTTGGGGCAAAAAAAGTTCAGCTTATGTTCAAAACTATATGGGCATAGTCTGACTTTGCACTCTTTCATTTTTCTACCTCTAACCTCCCAATCTGATATGGTTGGGTGATTGTTATGGCCTTTTTAAGTTTAGCAGTTCTATGTGTCTCCCTCACGGTAGAACCAGTGTAGTCAGATGctgtgttgaaatactattgTACTTCATTCTGCCTACCACATTACAAGTTAAAACTGCACGCTATTTTATTACAGCATATGATACAGAAtgcaacaatatttttttaaatcgtaGTACACAATTGTCGTCACATGACCTATCATCTGTATTACTGTTATTGTGCATTGTGGAAAACTGAACCAGAGCTTGTGAGCTttggttgtatactgcacatttcagCATAGAATATCACCCAGGTATTACATGTGGACAAAAAATTACACTCCAAACTAATTTATATGGAAATGTGTTGCGAGTAAAATGATGCTATTTTGAACAAGATTTTTTTGGAACGCATACACTTCTGTTTAGTGGCCTCTATTTCAAGGTGTCTTATTAAAACAGGTTTCCCATTAAAACAGGTTTCCCACAGCCAtgggaaacctggaaatatcagggaattttaagatgggatttccaggcctggaaagtcatttaaataatttaaatcttaaaaagtcatggaaatttctttaATGAATATAGAATAAGAATAAAGCCTAAATTCTTCTAATTATGCTCTGCTCCAATATTTCCTTGGCAAGGAAATTCTCTTTGTAAGTGGGATctatacaaaattatatatatatatatatatgtatataaaaaagaaatcctTATCTAGTAATCTGAATGacaggaaaagtcatggaaatatcattgaaattaattggtcaaaaagtgcGGGAACCCTGTTGAAAAcactcaaaaaaatttaaaacagaaaactGGCATAGAAAAGTTCACAACTTGTGCTTGTATACAGCACTGTGTGATTAGACACTCATGCAGggttttgcattttaaatggtgAAGGTCTCTGGTCATTGCTCTCTCCCATTGATGTTTCTCACGTTTTTTTACAGTTGAATGGATGCCACAGTCACTAATGGTGTGCACTACATACACCTTCCTATTACAGCCCACTGGTGTCTCCTCGGTCAGACTTCAGTACCAGCACAATCTGTCCCATTGTACCCTTGACCTTCAATATCCCTTCACAGAGCATGGCTGACAAACACACTAATCACTTCACCTCGCTTTACCCCCACCCCTTGCTGACGCCAGTTCCTTTCTCTCACATGTACAGCAGAATCCTTTCTTCCAGGAGCTTCATTCTGTTGCTCCTTTAACTCCTGCTTTGCCTTTTCTCTCCAGGTCAGACCATTCTCGGTCATCTTCATCCTGGTCTGGTGGTAGTACCACCCCAGATTTGCTAAGGACTGGAAACTTTAAAGGATCTTTAGGGGTATCCCAAATGGATGGCTCAATGGTTACTTTCATTTCTTACTTCGAGGGACTGACGGACAAGGATGACTTTGAAAATTTTGCTAGACTGAAGTTTTCAGAGGAGGAAACGAAGAATTCAGTTACACCCCCTCCTCTCCTTATGAAACCAAATAACCAAGAGCCCTTAGGTGATTTGGATGGCTTAATGGTGTCAGATATAAATGATGTAACTGCTTCAGTGAGTACTCTGACTGTAGAGACGTCAACAGAATCTGCCCCTAATTCACCTAAAGTTTCAGAAAGTAAAGTTAATTGTATTTGCTCTAATGATAATAAGCCTGACCTCACCAATCCCGGGGCATATGGCTGCCCTGAATTTGGTCTCAACTTTTCCATAATCTCCTTGCCTGAAAATTACAGTTTAGAATTTTTGGACATGAATACATTTGCATGCCCTTATTCTGCACTGTCAAACAGCTCCCACAAGGAAGTCAATGCTGTTGCCAGTCACCCCAAAGAGTGTCCTACAATGAACCTAAGCCCACAAATTCCCAAATTATCTGTCACACAACCAGACTCAGAAGCAGACATTGTTTGTACTGAACCTCCACCTACTGTCTTTAGTGAACTGTCAGAGGAGGTGTCTGTGAGTCTTTAAACATCACAACTGCCTGAAGCACTAGAGTTTGCCGAACATATTGAATCTGTGGAAATCCATGAAGCTCCTATGTCATGCTGTAAAGACTCAGATGACACCCTGGAACCATCCACCATGATATCTGATTCCCTAGGCAGAGAGCTGGACTACATAGAACCCTGTCATTTTCCTGAGAGCGATGTAATTCCAAGTAAAATGATACAGTTCAATGAAGGATTTTTGGGATCAAATGCATCAGTTGTGGGAATAAGAGAAACAACTCTAGTTGGAGCCTCTGAGCCTTCAAAATCCTGCATTCCATCAGCACAGAGTTTCCCAGTGTCAATAGCTTTGGCTATGCCAATGAAGAATGGGGAAGATCCACATGCAACAGTTGACAAAATGTTTCAGAATGAAGCAGGATGTGGTCTGTTAGATAGTGTCAGTACTATAAATATTTGTACTGAAATGGAAGGCTCAGTTCCTGAGAGCCTAACTGACATCACTTTCTCTCCAGGACTCTCAAAATCTGTGTCTAATGACATACAGGTGGATGAACAGGAATTGCCAGTGAATTGCCACTCAGTCTGTCCAAGAATGACTTAATGTGCAATCTACTCTGCAGCATCAGTGGAGGGCAAGATATACTACATTCTGATGGACAGACACTCTCTGCAGGATAATCTTCATCCCACTATTGGAGTTAGGACAGGGACAGATGAGGATGCATCAATTACAAACTCTGCACTCTCAACTGGAAGTGTGCTTCTCCACAGCCTGTACAGGAGTGCAAATTACGACCAGTACTTACTTGCCTATCTCAGCAGGATTCAATATCCCCCTTCTTAGAGCTCACTCAGGAAGTGAAATCCAAGCATGATCAGTCTGGGGAAGATACTTCAATATTTTGGCCTGTGCCAAAACATGTCTCTGTCCATGTTACTATGCAAAAAGATGACACATTTGAAAAGGCCATACAAGAAATTGATTTTAAGCCAGAAGAGGTCATAGAAGACAATGTTAAACCTTCTCAAGAAAATATGCCTAAAAATGAATCCCCCCAGGTGGATGTTCTACTGAATAATTGCTTGTTTGACCTCTTAGCAGAAATGCATACCATTACACAAAAATCAGACTCTTTATAGGATAATTCATCAAAATCTGACTATATCATGCCAGACCTCATGCTATCAAATGAAGCAATGCTGAAATACAACCTTTCAGAGGACATCCCTGAGAAGCATGATCTACCAAGAGATATGATGTTAAAAGTTAATACCTCAAAGGATATAATAGCACAAATTGAGGCTCAGCTTGCACCATTAAAAACAGAAACATGTCTGGTAGAGAACTGTAAAGCCTGTCCAACCAATCTAAATAATTCACTTTTTGTTGAATCTGTCAGGTCTGTATCTGAGTTCCACTTATATTTGCCCCAGTTGACTGAACCAAATGTTTGCAAATCCGATTGTACATCTGAACAAACCTCTAGCATCACTCAAGACCTGGTCATAACTGATTTTCAGCTTGAGAACATCTTTGTTCCCCAGCCTACTGAAACACACCTTCTTCAGAGTCCTATCTCATACCCTGAGTCTGCAGAGACTCATAAGGTCACAGAGCCACATCCTAAACCAGCAAGTCTAAATGAAAATACTGAAATGCATATAACACCAGCTATTCCATATTCTGTGGGACCTGATTTATTCCCTGTTAACTGGCCCTCTTTATCAGAGCCATCCCCTTCAGTTGCTGTAACCTTTAACCAGCCAACACTAAATTCACAGCATGATCGTAGCCTTAACTTCCCCTCCTCTTTGCTTGACCTTTCACTCATAGCCTCCTCAACACCACATGTAGCCATAGACACTAATACACTCCACCAGCTGTTTCCCTTCCCCATAATTCCCCCTACATCGGTGGAGTCATCGCCATGGCCAGCACTCGCTGGTCCTCTTCTTCCTATGCAGCCTCTGAATGCTATATGGCATAATCCTTTTCTTCAGGAAAAAACACAGACCACCAATCATCAAAGCAGGTGAGGTCTTCAATGGTTTGGAAGTGGGTGCCATGGGAGGCAGTGATTGAAATCCTCAAGACACTGGTCTTGATGTGGATGGGCACTGACACTTTCTAAAGATCTTGAAATTGGGTGCTACAGTCACTATTATTCTGTTTTGCTACATCTTCTGAATATAAAGTTTTACTTCAGTGATGTTCAAATTTAGTGGTAAAATCTGCAACTACAGAAACCTCATATGTTGATGAACCCCCAGGAATTAGTTTGGTGTTTGAAAACATATGGATTGcagcaacataaaataatgttcTTCAAACATGTACTATTGCTACAGTCTTGGCAGTTTCAGTTATTACAGATTTCCTCTTTTAGCAAATCTGGTGCAAGATCTGATGTGTAAAGGGGCTTCCGCATGACTTGCATCAGCATTGCCGGGTACATTGAGCTCTTTAGAGTGGAGCATCAGCGTTGCCCCTGGTGCTCAAATTCAAACAAATTCATCTTTGACCCATTGCGGCTCACCTTTCGAAGTGGCAGCCAATGATTACTGGACAAATATGATGATGTGTCATTACATTAATAGTGCCAGTGCTAAAATCAGAACAAGACATTTTCAGCAGCTCTTTTCATTTGCTGATCAAAGGGGCACTTGACGCTAGACTTGAGCAGTGCGTTAAAGTGCTGACGCAAGTCATGTAGAAGCCCCTTTATGGGGTTTGGCAAGGTGTCTTTTGAGACGTCTTATTATATGCTGTGATCAATGTGGTTTACTTTCTTGGGTTGCAGGTTGCTTCTTCCCCTTTATCCACATCTTTTTTCTTGTGTTAATTTGTTTGTGGTGGCAGTATGTCTCCTGATTTCTCTGTGGACAGTCACATACAGGCTCACACTCTCTTGTGAATCCTACAGTAGAGATGAAGGAGCCTCACTTCAATTAGCAAGTGTTAACCAAGTGAACTGGGAGTGTGCATGGTTCAGTCCATGGGAAGCATGCTTAAGTCAATTTTTGTTCCCTATGATTTTTTGGGCTTGTGCATTTTCTGTACATTTTTTGGCACTATTGTCCTTTTCCACTGCTGATCTAAAGGGGTTTATTGGCTTACTACTGAAGGTAACTTTATTGTTTCCTTGAGGAGATCTCCTTGTCTCAGATCCAAGGGCTTTTCTTCAAAACATCCTACATGGTGTGCTGTTGTGAATAAATTGAGTCATATTAAACTGTCATCATTCTTTTCAGCACTATCCCCTCACTAATCTCCTTTCTTTAATCTCAATTTTTTAACATGTCTTTTAGTCCACATCCAGTGAAGCCATTGACACCCCTTGATGAGAAAAGGTCAGAGGGTCGTTCAGTTCTGGAGAAGCTTAAATCCACCATCCACTCAGGACGAAGCCACCATTCAGATCAGGAGGCTGACAAGAAGGTAATGCATGACTATAAAATAGTCAATTTTAAAGACAACAATTTTGCTATTTAAgtaaaagtaatgtttaccatAACCTTAAAAACCAGGGGCATAGGAACAATCTAAAAAGTTGGGAGACATGTTATAAACCATATGTTTTTGGCTCATTAATTTTAATTAGGTGACAATTTATCCATGTTATGTAAATACATTCTCGTCTTGTGTCCAATTTATTGTAACCTACTGTTGTAGCTGTTGAAATTTACCATCATGTTGATATAGCTTATTCTGTCATATGTCTGCTTGGATGTATGTTAAATGTTGGACTGCAGTTTCCTGAAggaatttcatttagttttgttcAATGCACTTGTTCactgaaatgtgtaaaaacaacaacaaacctgACTTTGACTTTGCTCACTTAGTAGTACAGGATGAAAAGCAGTGAGCGCTGGCCTTGGTAGATTACAGTTTACCGCTTGCGCGTACATTCAAATTCACTGATGACGCTACGGGTTGGCAGAGGTCTCTACTTGGTCTTAAAGCCATCATTTTATGCAATCGGCAACAATTTCTCTGCATGGTGGCTGAAACtcataaatataatgtaaattgtTGGGGGGGCTTATTATCATCTTGAAGTAAGGGGGACatgcgaccccccccccccccccccagctttGTCAGTTGTAAAGCAGTTTCTCActcttgttcttttctttttatctgtGTTAGCTAGTGGAAGGAGGAGGATCATACTACCACCTGAACCACAGTGAGCTGGTTAATTTGCTGATCCAGAGAGATACTGATCTGAAAAAAGAGCAGGAGGAGTTTGAAAGGCGAAGAGCGATGCTGGAGAAACGTGAGATGGAGCTAAGGAAGATGAAGGTTCTAATCCGAGATCTGGAGGATTACATCGATACACTGCTTGTGCGCATCATGGAGCAGACACCCACGCTGCTGCAGGTTCGTCCCCTGATGAAATGATAAAACCTGATGATGAAATGCTCAGCAAAGCCTCCACTACCCCTCCACTAACCTCTAACAAGCCCTGGACAGACTTCACAACCCTGCACTGTAACCATATAAATTTAAAGAGTTACAGCTGCTGTTAGTTGACAGGCATGGAGGAGATGGTGAAGATTTGGCATGCGTAACTGTGTCCAGCATTACCTGGGCCTCTATGGGGTCTCCTGCAGGTATGCATTTATGGTTGAAATTGGTACTCTACTGCTAAATTTGAAAGCTGGTAGGATAATTTTTAATCTGACTTATAAGACACATGACTGTCCAGCTACGTACCAAATTCACATGTCGATCGAATGGAAGACAAGTCCTTGACATGTCGGACTTCAAGAGCTAGAGTAAAAGGTTTTAATgcacaataaaacaaacattgatttaagttttttctaTCATATTTTGGCATAATGCTCAGCTGCTTGTATGGAGCAAATTAGAGTGACAAAGTTAGAGTTTGAGGTTTCttaatgtgagagagagagggagctaaagggatagttcaccccaaaattaaaattgatGATGAcagctttttaatttttaattgaagtatccctttaaaatagAAAGCAAGAAAAGAGAGCAGAATCAGCCAGTTTCAAATGTGCTTGTGCCTCCCTACATGTCTTCTGCACTTTATGTGAGAGCTAAGGAACAGTGGCTCACACTAACTGACCTTCTATATCTAGCTTGTATGTCAGTGTCCTTCCTCTCCCTTCCCTTGCTTGAGCCAATGCACACACATCACCACCAGTGCTTTCTGGAGTAATGAatggaatatatactgtattcatTGCATATATGCCACTCTGACAAAATGCCAAATGCTGCCTTATCATACAGTATTTTCTCAGTTCTGTAGTTGCTGAAgtcattatttttaattagattgcacatcatattacaatataaataaatgtgatggagCATTTAAAGTGTACTCTTTCCCAAGACTGTTAAGTTagtatagaaaaaaataaatggatctttaaaagtctttaaaagtTGAGCAGAGAGAATAACCATGAAATAGCAAATGCCAGAAAGTCTGCCCTAACATTACAGCAACAGGCTTGTCAATGTTCCTGTAATATTAT
The genomic region above belongs to Myxocyprinus asiaticus isolate MX2 ecotype Aquarium Trade chromosome 23, UBuf_Myxa_2, whole genome shotgun sequence and contains:
- the LOC127414225 gene encoding rab11 family-interacting protein 5-like isoform X3, whose translation is MSLVKCDEEQRWMPTHVQVTVLRARGLRAKGKHGTSDVYTIIQLGKEKYSTCVMEKTTEPEWGEECSFELLPGILEERGRDAYPPGSGDLTLTVMHRALIGLDVFLGEAVIPLDLAFQDRKCMKNEWNRLHSKTGKKEKERGELQVTVQFTRHNLTASLYDLSMKDKPRSAFDKLRQRMRAKKRSAEKDSSSAIVAGGCESLVRTRGRLPSDGGGEEDYEDDEGGEVRRSKMRSFFLRGRLRKSSDTRSSTSLGSESSESSSRGGSLSPTAGISVVVSDLSSSPSNSSNLTADNSPEEIQTHLGWHEEHTVAPSPQVSPVRHVYGNEMCDFNLPVPHSSENDSPILLPSVCINGNPVETSPLTHHPPSLILQQPQPESTKLVTQSGQAQATKLLPQKTQSTEPKNQTSAETWLSKSESKPRPEPQLSALGLLQKGSSLSLSLQNLDHRGEEKQSGIGRRWSFDKPGEEEKAAIVAALEYAGRVTDESVIETVIPVGNTEIQSKKRRCLFSHGRGVLAGKGPITSKEETEHAQPHKGWFSSKDLQSKPSPHPVKPLTPLDEKRSEGRSVLEKLKSTIHSGRSHHSDQEADKKLVEGGGSYYHLNHSELVNLLIQRDTDLKKEQEEFERRRAMLEKREMELRKMKVLIRDLEDYIDTLLVRIMEQTPTLLQVRPLMK
- the LOC127414225 gene encoding rab11 family-interacting protein 5-like isoform X1; translated protein: MSLVKCDEEQRWMPTHVQVTVLRARGLRAKGKHGTSDVYTIIQLGKEKYSTCVMEKTTEPEWGEECSFELLPGILEERGRDAYPPGSGDLTLTVMHRALIGLDVFLGEAVIPLDLAFQDRKCMKNEWNRLHSKTGKKEKERGELQVTVQFTRHNLTASLYDLSMKDKPRSAFDKLRQRMRAKKRSAEKDSSSAIVAGGCESLVRTRGRLPSDGGGEEDYEDDEGGEVRRSKMRSFFLRGRLRKSSDTRSSTSLGSESSESSSRGGSLSPTAGISVVVSDLSSSPSNSSNLTADNSPEEIQTHLGWHEEHTVAPSPQVSPVRHVYGNEMCDFNLPVPHSSENDSPILLPSVCINGNPVETSPLTHHPPSLILQQPQPESTKLVTQSGQAQATKLLPQKTQSTEPKNQTSAETWLSKSESKPRPEPQLSALGLLQKGSSLSLSLQNLDHRGEEKQSGIGRRWSFDKPGEEEKAAIVAALEYAGRVTDESVIETVIPVGNTEIQSKKRRCLFSHGRGVLAGKGPITSKEETEHAQPHKGWFSSKDLQSKPRSDHSRSSSSWSGGSTTPDLLRTGNFKGSLGVSQMDGSMVTFISYFEGLTDKDDFENFARLKFSEEETKNSVTPPPLLMKPNNQEPLGDLDGLMVSDINDVTASVSTLTVETSTESAPNSPKVSESKVNCICSNDNKPDLTNPGAYGCPEFGLNFSIISLPENYSLEFLDMNTFACPYSALSNSSHKEVNAVASHPKECPTMNLSPQIPKLSVTQPDSEADIVCTEPPPTVFSELSEEVSVSL
- the LOC127414225 gene encoding rab11 family-interacting protein 5-like isoform X2; this encodes MSLVKCDEEQRWMPTHVQVTVLRARGLRAKGKHGTSDVYTIIQLGKEKYSTCVMEKTTEPEWGEECSFELLPGILEERGRDAYPPGSGDLTLTVMHRALIGLDVFLGEAVIPLDLAFQDRKCMKNEWNRLHSKTGKKEKERGELQVTVQFTRHNLTASLYDLSMKDKPRSAFDKLRQRMRAKKRSAEKDSSSAIVAGGCESLVRTRGRLPSDGGGEEDYEDDEGGEVRRSKMRSFFLRGRLRKSSDTRSSTSLGSESSESSSRGGSLSPTAGISVVVSDLSSSPSNSSNLTADNSPEHTVAPSPQVSPVRHVYGNEMCDFNLPVPHSSENDSPILLPSVCINGNPVETSPLTHHPPSLILQQPQPESTKLVTQSGQAQATKLLPQKTQSTEPKNQTSAETWLSKSESKPRPEPQLSALGLLQKGSSLSLSLQNLDHRGEEKQSGIGRRWSFDKPGEEEKAAIVAALEYAGRVTDESVIETVIPVGNTEIQSKKRRCLFSHGRGVLAGKGPITSKEETEHAQPHKGWFSSKDLQSKPRSDHSRSSSSWSGGSTTPDLLRTGNFKGSLGVSQMDGSMVTFISYFEGLTDKDDFENFARLKFSEEETKNSVTPPPLLMKPNNQEPLGDLDGLMVSDINDVTASVSTLTVETSTESAPNSPKVSESKVNCICSNDNKPDLTNPGAYGCPEFGLNFSIISLPENYSLEFLDMNTFACPYSALSNSSHKEVNAVASHPKECPTMNLSPQIPKLSVTQPDSEADIVCTEPPPTVFSELSEEVSVSL